The Mercenaria mercenaria strain notata chromosome 1, MADL_Memer_1, whole genome shotgun sequence nucleotide sequence GCCAAGGTCGAAGTTgaaatttaaatgcaaaactgtcaaaaaacatgattaaaatttgattgctgtagcttcaaaaagaaaaaaagtaggtcagtaggtcaagttagATACTAGTATATTCTGCATAAATTGGTAATACGCAGttcatatttacactgttatattttatcattgtagataCGCATGAAGCCTCAGAGGGTGACACGTGTAATCGTGGCGTGTGCTGTCCTCCATAATCTGAGGCTGCAGTGGGGTGAACCAGAGGTGGAAGAAGCCGGTGATCTGGATCAGCTCCCGCCGACATCTTAATGGCCGAATGGATGGGCGAGGAGTTCGAGACCATGTGGCTCGTGCTTATTTTTCAGAATCAGTAATAACAGAAGAAACCGATGATTAAATCACACCATACATTGACGTTTTATGGAAAGTGAAGACTTGACACTTTTAACACCAATTTATTTTggtttcataatttattttcatatttcagctTTTATATATATTCAGAAGTCTGGAATgacataaaatgtacatgtatcaacTATCAAGAATTACTGAGATAtaatttcaaaagttatttgaatTTCTCGATTAAAACATCGGCTAGCTTTGAAATCTTGTTGAAGCATTCCATCTGTGCCTCGGCTAGATCAATCTGTTTTTCAAAGTACACCGTTGGAGGTCCTTCAGTGTTCTACAACATAAGAAAATCATCAGTTAGCTACCATGGTGTGTATGTAAACTATTGTTGTATtagtgttgtttttcttgttgttttcggCAAAAGTATAGCAAGtgtaatatatttaatttatagaaaGTAACATTTCACTATTACAGAAtatcaatgttttaaaaatacatacatcATTATGTtacagcttattttcattcaagaaaaatgcaTTCCTTTTAGAACTTTCGAAGCAACGAGGAacgaacaaaatatagaaaacaacCACAGTGTTACTAAATTATACAAGTTATTTTACAATTAGGTGTTAACCTTTGTGATTACTGCTTTTCTTTTGCTGATAACTTGTGCTCGATGATTGCTTCTGTGTGGTGACAGctgtaaaagaaaaaatcaaattatatgcTTTATGTACGAGAACTCAACTTTTATAGCGTTGTTATTTGCAAAACTCGGtggtatatttttaaacaagagaaGAAATCGGGTTTAAATGTATGTAAGTATGGTTTTATGATATTGGTCTTCCACAGCCaaataataatttaagaaataatgtatctcatccagtgatttgtcgttgaataaaatcattgttttgagttcagatgcgaaggaataatGCCACGATGGTGTCTCCCGAGTAaaataataatacgcatctgaatgacaaacaatttattcaagagcaaattacAAAATAGGATCTATTACTTCGATTTTAACACGTTACCAAGCACGTTTAGGTACATCATTTACGACGTCCGCCAAATATTTGccttttgttggtttctttttcaacgcgccgctatgccgtttgacgcaattaagtaataattgtgacgcctgaacagtgaattgttgtaaaataacattacagtaggtCAGaccaaagaataaaataaatgagccgcgccatgagaaaaccaacatagtgggtttgcgaccagcatggatccagaccagcctgcgcagtctgttcaggatccatgctgttcgctttcaaagtctattgcaattaaagaaactgttagcgaacagcatggatcctgaccagactgcgcgggtgcgcaggctggtctggatccatgctggtcgccaacccactatgttggttttccccgtggcacggctcaatgTACTTTTACCTCTAACGCTTCTACGGCCATCTATACATAGCCGGAATTATGCagaacatatttaaaacaaacgTCAACTCCTTCACCAGTGATGATACAACCGTAAAATGTATTAAACTTACTAGAACGGTTTGCGCATGGTACACAAGAATCCTCTGGATAGTCAGGTTGGATACTGACCCCCTCTGGCACAGTATCCGCCTGCCTCGCTGCTTCTGTCCCTGTTGGCTGGTTGATGTTGCACAAAGCAGCTGCGTAAGAAACAGTAAATgataaatatcatatttgttcATTCAATAATTCACATTGAAGTTAATGGACGCATTTGGCATTTACTAAGTATCAAGAATTccaacactttttttttaaagattttcttttaaaacacttttcgcaaattgacctacttttggctattccgcctGAATTAGACTTTAAATAAGTATCCTTTCcaggtgtaattcgaacgtgttagaatgggaTTAGAACACGCACAACCAAGCAATTTACAACAGTGCACAACCGGCCTTCCATAGAACAggacatgtttatgtttatacaGTGTCTTAAAGTAAAAACATAGGTACTAGAAATTGATAAAAGATAAACAAccattgtttaaaatatatattttaaaatgtattatattaagTATTGCAAAATTCTCCTTCTATTAGCGTGACATaagataaaattcatatattctATCGACTGATTGTTGTTTAAAGGGTACTGTTTCCCTTGTGCGCCCcgtataaatttacataattgAGCAGCAccatggaaaaccaacatagtggctttgcgaccagcatggatccagatcaggcTCCATGATGTTcaccaacagtttctctaattccaataggctttgaaagcgaacagtatggatcctgaccagactgcacggatgcgtaggctagtcaggatccatgctggtcgcaaagtcactatgttggttttatcatggcgctGCTCAATTATGGCCATTGCATTCTTACGTCATTCGTGCCCTACGTCACGAATTGGTTTCGGagaaaagaatttaaattttcttgCATTTCGTAAACGGGACTAGATGAGATGAGatgaataattttattgaaaactgaTATTGTAGATCTATAAGGAACTAGATATGTTGCGGACTGGAAATATTCCAcaaaggatgctaaaatacaggttatctttgaaccatgcgtttggaaattgtttaatttcacacattgtttcaagggcatggtgcgattggtgcctgaatttcatcgatgtTTGAAAAGCTTGTTTGTTTAAACTGATTCGTCTAGGATTGGATACAGCTACTGGGGAATTGGAAGAAGTTTGTAGGAATTACAACTTTGATAGTACAAATGTATTAAcagtgagtcaatttacatttttattgtttaatttgcttattgttatttttatctaaaatgaaacAGATTTTATGGATAAAAAAGACAACATTTATTAGAGTTAAACTTAATAAATCACCAGCTACGGAGAATATATTCCTGGTAGTTGTATCCGCACTCTCGCTGGTCTCTGTCTCTGTGTCCTGCTGGTCCCAGCTGAGGGAGATCTAGATGGTCTACAACCTGCTGTCCTATATCGACATCTGTGCAGCCTGCATCAACAACAATGACGAAATGATTTCAATTGTCGTTTTATATGAAAATGGAAATTAttcattgttttgtaattttctaaGAGGATTGCGTCGGTGTTCGGTACATTGCAAATCGTTGTGTATTCATGTGGAAAGTTATATCCTTTaactatttatattataattttacgTTCTTACCAGAAACATTGATGAGTGTGTCAGCATCTGAACACACACCATGAAAAGATGCTGAGCTCTCGTACAGGCTCGCCACAGTCTGAGAAGTCTGTGACATCTCCGGCCGTGGCGGGCCTCCTCCAGTCTTCCTCATACTGGTCCTCTCTGCTGACACATCTGTTTTCGCCATCTTTACctgaattttagcaatatttCACTTGTCTGTAAAAGTTAAAACTAAGAATGTAAtcagtaaaagaaatatttctatgtGATGACCACTTGCTATACTGTAatgccaaatattttaaaatcctcTGAGGTGAAGTAACTTTCTTGATCCCTACAGCTcagtaaataatactaaatatgtacatgtagtagAGGTAAAATATAGCACTTATATAAATACCCCCTACTATCGCTACTGTATATTCTATAAAATGGCGACGTGGTAGAGTGCTTCTTAGAGAACTCAAGTTCTCGGGTTTGAATCCAGATCAGTAGATCtacaaaaattacaaatatcactTGGTGAAAAGACAATAAACAAACCATATTCCTCCACTTTTCTTTTACTTGTTTCACGGTCCGAGGACCGTTACCACAAGCATTTATCTCGGCGGTCACTTTTTCCCACAACTTGGCCTGTCGTTGTGCCGCCCCTGGTCCTCCTTGCGTGTGACTTGCTCGCAGGGTGCTGAGATGAGTTTTCATAAACTCCGTAATAACATCTATTTCTCGTATAGAGAACATTTTTGCCCTTTGTTTTGGTACAATAACTGTAACGGCGGCCATGTTTGTTGACAAACAGTCGTCTGACATTTGTCCGCGAAAATTACGTCATGCACGCAGTGCATTATCGGAAAATTTACCGtggttaaattgatattttacgtgGTTAGGTTACCGCGCGGTTAAACTGGTTTATACAAGAGAAAATAACCAGTGGTTACCTTACCACGGTATATACCGCGGTTATAGTTTAACCGTGGTATATTTTAACCATTGTTTATACAATTGGCTGCAGGAGGTAAATACAAAAGTCTGGTAGAGAGGATATTTGTAAGGTCACAATATGAATATTTTCACCATTTGTACAGCTGTAAATTAACCCTTATTTggcaagattgattctgcctttgcgaccaatgtagatcataatcagtctacatatccatgcagtctgatcaagatctgcactgttcgccatttagtcaggatctttttggtaagcaccccttttaagagttaatggtactgtccaaattgaaaaattgacaagttcattatagaaatttagcagggtaagggttaaactgtgatatcatgtttattatgatcatacatgtaaaacaaacaaaatagtctGTTCAATAGCTTTAACTCGATGAATTTATACGAAATTTGTAGTTCTGTTAACAATGACCTAGATGTCTGGtgtttttcactgtgaaaatagtAGCTTTATTTCACACTTATATTACAGTAATTCACGAAAACATGTGATATATTGTCTGTAAAAAAGCACCAACAGATTTTTATATTAATTGTCATTTGTCTAGGAAATCTGTCAGGTATTATTCAATGTCTTAAATACCTGACTTTGAACTGAACTAGATTTTTAGGGTATTATTTCTCACCCAAAAGCGATACATAATTAGCTAATTAATAGTGAATTTTGAAACCCACTTCATATTATAGTGTTTCCGTCGAACTTGATTATATTCTATATTCAGTGATGTATATTTCAGCTGTAACTCAATTAAACTAGTGTCATCTTTGTGGAGAAACGATTTCAGATCTTGGGAAAAATTCTGGTATTTTATTGTGTAATACAATAGTGTTTAATCACCAATTTTAACAAGTATAAGTAAATACAGCATCAGCTATCCATCAACATGTGGAAATGTCTATTACTAAAATAGTTAGTATAGAAGTTTATCTTATAATTTTATACCGCTCTTAAGGGATAACGATCAAGTTGAACCGCTAATTTTGCACCCATTAAGCTGAACCTCCTAATACCTGAAAACAAATAAGTTGAACAGCTAACCGTCCATCATTTTCCAGGGAAAACGGTAAAACTGAACCTCTCTTACATGGAAAACATTGCCAAGTTAAACCACGTAAAAGATAAATTGCAAACGAGCTGCGTAATTAATAAAAGCAAATACAGTtgataaatgtcatatttttatctcccgccgatgaaatcggcagggtggtattgaaatggcgttgtccgtccgtcagtccgtccgtccgtccgcagccatttctcagtaactagcaggtagaatttcatgaaacttgaaataaacatgaaccaacatactgcgatgatgcccgtcaagttttttttggaatGGTCAATTtaccttagagttattgccctttatttaatgaaaacggcccaaaaatgtccgtccgcagccatttctcagtaactagcaggtaaaatttcatgaaacttgaaataaacatgaaccaac carries:
- the LOC128555082 gene encoding uncharacterized protein LOC128555082 — its product is MSDDCLSTNMAAVTVIVPKQRAKMFSIREIDVITEFMKTHLSTLRASHTQGGPGAAQRQAKLWEKVTAEINACGNGPRTVKQVKEKWRNMVKMAKTDVSAERTSMRKTGGGPPRPEMSQTSQTVASLYESSASFHGVCSDADTLINVSGCTDVDIGQQVVDHLDLPQLGPAGHRDRDQRECGYNYQEYILRSCCFVQHQPANRDRSSEAGGYCARGGQYPT